The sequence below is a genomic window from Clostridium sp. BJN0001.
AGCGTTGGGTTTAAAATGAAATTTACTACATTCATACTACATTTCTTGTACCAACCTAGTCTTGAATTTGCAACTTTATATATACTTTCATTGTCAAATCCATTTCTATATTTTCGATTTACATATAATAAATTTCTGAAAATTGTTTTTGGATTTTTCCATTGTTTTATGATAATTACTCTTATTTTATGCCTTAGCCATTGTCCAAACTCGTTCATGAATTGTCTCATCATTCCTATACGGAAATAATTTATCCACCCCATAACTATTTGATTTACTCTTTTAATAGTTACTGCAAGAGGTCTTGCAATTGCCTTGCCTCTTTTGAGATATTCACGTATTTCTTGGTACAATTTTGCTTTCTTCTCTTTTGTAGGCTTTACTTTCCATTGTCCATCATGCTTTAAGAATGTGAACCCTAGATATTTACTTCTCATTGGTCTGACTACTTTTGATTTTGTTGCATTTACTTTTAAGAATAATTTTCTCTCAATCCAACTAGATATAGAATTTATAACTCTATTTGCTGCCATTTCACTTTTAGTAAATATTAAAACATCGTCTGCGTATCTTACAAAACGCAATCCTCGCTCTTCTAATTCCTTATCTAATTTATCAAGATATACATTTGAAAGTATAACCGAAATGGGTCCTCCTTGAGGCACCCCGGTTTTAGTTGCTTTTATAATTCCTTTCTCCATTACCCCTGCTCGTAAATATTTACGTATAAGGTTTAAAGTACTACTGTCATTTACTTGCTCTCTAAGAATTTGAATTAACTTGTCATGATTTACCTTATCAAAGAATTGTTCAATATCAATATCTATTACCCATTCGTATCCACTATTTAAGTATTTTAATGCTTGCATAATTGCATCATGGCAACTTCTATTAGGACGAAAACCATAGCTATATTCACTAAACACTTTTTCATAAATATCTGATATAGGTTGTGCTATTGCTTGTTGAATTGTTCTGTCTAATGCAGTAGGAATTCCTAGTGGTCTCTTTTTACCATTACTTTTAGGTATATAAACTCTTCTTACTGGTTTAGGGAAGTATGTTCTATTTCTAAGTGATTTAATTATTTCTTCTTTATTTTCCCTAATATATTTTCCTAGTTCTTCTACTGTGACTTTATCTATTCCACTTGCACCTTTATTAGCAATTACCTTTTTATAGGCTCGGTTTAGATTTTCTTTTGACAATATCACATCAAATAATTCCATTGTTGTTACTCCTCTTTCTACTATAATATTTATACATATTACCCCTCTCGATATAGATAATATTCCTCGGTTACGTTCCTACTTTTCTTATCCATCTGATTTCTGGCTCATGTACTATTTTATAAATAGCGATTCGTACTATAAATCGCTTCAGTCCTTCAGCTCTTACACCTACTATAACTTCATCTGACTCCCTCCCTAAACCTTTTTCGACCATATCCTTGATATGTGGGTAGGGTCTCCCAGGGTAAGACACTAATCTTTCATTCCACAACCTCTTGATTTACAACTTTGGTTTACGTTTACCTTTTGGGCTTAAGTTTGTTATGCAACCTCACCCACCTAATTGCCTTATCAAGTTTCTGTTCGTAGGCTCAAGAATTTTGCTACACCACTTCCTTCATCCATACCATTACTGATACCAACTTGTGGTTCGCTACGCTTGGCGGTAAATACCCGTGACTGGACTTTCACCAGCTAGATTAGTGCCATGCCTGGCACACATAAAAAAACAACCACAGAAATTTCTATGATTGTTCTTTTATCGGATATTTACTTTATGTTATATTATTTGTTCATTAACATATTTTTTTAACAACCCACCTACACTATTTTGATTACTTCCAAGACATTCGTATGATCCAAATATCCAAAAAGCATCTTTTGCACGAGAAACTGCTACATTCATAAGTTGTGGTGATACATTTATAAAATAGCAACCATCATCTTTTCCATAAACTGTAGATAAAATAATAATTTTTCTTTCAGCACCCTGAAACGTATGAACTGTTCCGACTGAAATATATTTCTCATAATCTGGAATATAATCTTTTAATTTTTTTCTAATTACGGATA
It includes:
- the ltrA gene encoding group II intron reverse transcriptase/maturase, which encodes MELFDVILSKENLNRAYKKVIANKGASGIDKVTVEELGKYIRENKEEIIKSLRNRTYFPKPVRRVYIPKSNGKKRPLGIPTALDRTIQQAIAQPISDIYEKVFSEYSYGFRPNRSCHDAIMQALKYLNSGYEWVIDIDIEQFFDKVNHDKLIQILREQVNDSSTLNLIRKYLRAGVMEKGIIKATKTGVPQGGPISVILSNVYLDKLDKELEERGLRFVRYADDVLIFTKSEMAANRVINSISSWIERKLFLKVNATKSKVVRPMRSKYLGFTFLKHDGQWKVKPTKEKKAKLYQEIREYLKRGKAIARPLAVTIKRVNQIVMGWINYFRIGMMRQFMNEFGQWLRHKIRVIIIKQWKNPKTIFRNLLYVNRKYRNGFDNESIYKVANSRLGWYKKCSMNVVNFILNPTLLETKIKDRAGLLNPLNYYLRNVGI